Proteins found in one Bicyclus anynana chromosome 26, ilBicAnyn1.1, whole genome shotgun sequence genomic segment:
- the LOC128199565 gene encoding uncharacterized protein LOC128199565 produces the protein MTTKNINVENLISLVQNRPVLWDKTLEIYKDKNLRTAGWREICINLNEDFEEMEEKNRQDYAKSIVKKWTNIRDSWMRSINEKKKSKKSGSSATCPRAYVYHRQMLFLKKIVSPADTHDSATIVTPNPADDSTAATVTSDVTHDSAMAQDNLFGEDVANNQDATDESQQEIDNENLVGGSKRKKSKPSRQNLNVFDKKMSEFIDYQMECNKKEEMKEDRNLFFFKSLLPSLATLNDNQTLEFQSGVLNLLQNIKNRNEWSPAHSSTYNYQPNVAQSQGYFTSQYQASPESQSIQSNASDLPDFHNM, from the exons ATGACGACGAAAAATATAAacgttgaaaatttaatttctctTGTCCAAAATCGGCCAGTTTTATGGGACAAAACTCTCGAAATATACAAGGATAAAAACTTGAGAACTGCTGGCTGGCgagaaatatgtataaatttaaatgaagattttgaaGAAATGGAGGAGAAAAACAGGCAGGATTATG ctaaatcgatcGTAAAGAAGTGGACTAATATTAGAGACAGCTGGATGAGGAGTATTAATGagaaaaagaaatcaaaaaaatcaggATCGTCTGCGACATGTCCGAGAGCCTACGTTTATCATCGTCAAATgttgttcttaaaaaaaattgtgtcgcCAGCTGACACACATGATAGTGCAACTATTGTTACACCAAACCCAGCAGACGATAGTACAGCCGCTACAGTTACATCAGATGTTACCCATGACAGTGCGATGGCTCAGGACAATTTATTCGGTGAAGATGTCGCAAATAATCAAGATGCTACAGATGAAAGTCAACAAGaaattgataatgaaaatttagtAGGTggttcaaaaagaaaaaaaagcaaacCATCGAGGCAGAATTTAAACGTGTTTGATAAGAAAATGAGTGAGTTTATAGATTATCAAATGGAATGCAACAAGAAGGAAGAAATGAAAGAAGACcgtaatttgtttttctttaaaagtcTACTTCCATCATTGGCAACGCTAAACGATAATCAAACATTAGAATTTCAATCAGGCGTCTTAAATTTATTGCAAAATATAAAGAACCGAAATGAATGGTCTCCTGCACACTCATCAACATACAACTATCAACCAAATGTGGCACAATCACAAGGCTATTTTACATCGCAGTACCAAGCATCACCAGAGTCTCAAAGTATTCAATCGAATGCTTCTGATTTACCAGACTTTCATAATATGTAG
- the LOC112051128 gene encoding uncharacterized protein LOC112051128 yields the protein MDVNSLAILYWYYRRQRRRKRLWLNPIVQRRSTVGAFTTLMQQLRNDPQKFFNYFRMTIPTFDNLLKKVEKDLKKRDTNMRKSIRPEEKLAICIRYMASGCSYKDLHYAYRVGVSTISNIIKEVTNAIWNNLHGEFMTLPNTISDWEYIANGFNTRANFPHCIGAVDGKHIRIKKPNNSGSMFMNYKDFFSIVLLAVVDSYYKFTYICVGSYGKECDSTIFKECTFWKKLIDGDLQLPAACPLTNDSDLSIPFVVIGDEGFGLHQHLMRPYGGNHLDRNKRIYNYRLTRARRYVECAFGILANKWRIFHRPLDVDTSTAISIVKACTVLHNFIIDMEGVQSNIETTSNVSSVVNVFTDAPNEQNSTRGGRCANVIRSEFTNYFISTAGAVPWQDESI from the exons ATGGACGTGAACAGTCTTGCTATACTATACTGGTATTATCGCCGTCAGCGTCGTAGAAAAAGATTGTGGTTAAACCCAATAGTACAAAGAAGATCAACAGTTGGTGCCTTTACAACTCTAATGCAGCAGTTAAGAAATGATCCACAAAAATTTTTTAACTACTTTAGAATGACTATACCTACATTTGAtaatcttttgaaaaaagtggAAAAAGATTTGAAAAAGCGTGATACAAATATGAGGAAAAGCATTAGACCAGAAGAAAAATTAGCGATATGTATAAG ATATATGGCTTCTGGGTGTTCATACAAGGATTTACATTACGCCTACCGAGTCGGAGTGTCTACGATCAGTAACATTATTAAGGAAGTAACGAATGCTATTTGGAACAATTTGCATGGGGAGTTTATGACATTACCCAACACAATATCTGACTGGGAATATATCGCCAATGGATTTAATACTAGAGCAAACTTTCCCCATTGCATTGGTGCAGTGGACGGTAAACATATTAGGATAAAAAAGCCAAACAACAGTGGTTCCATGTTTATGAATTACAAAGATTTCTTTTCCATCGTATTATTAGCAGTGGTtgattcatattataaatttacataCATCTGTGTGGGCTCGTATGGAAAAGAATGCGATTCGACAATATTCAAGGAGTGTACTTTTTGGAAAAAACTAATAGATGGTGATTTGCAATTACCGGCAGCATGTCCACTGACAAACGATTCCGATTTATCGATTCCGTTTGTAGTAATAGGCGATGAAGGTTTTGGCTTGCATCAACATTTGATGAGACCTTATGGCGGAAACCATTTGGATAGAAACAAAAGAATATATAACTACAGATTAACCAGAGCTCGACGCTATGTTGAGTGCGCCTTTGGGATATTAGCTAACAAGTGGCGAATATTTCATCGTCCACTGGATGTTGATACCAGCACAGCAATATCGATTGTAAAGGCTTGCACTGtacttcataattttataatagatatGGAAGGTGTACAGTCGAACATAGAAACAACAAGCAATGTATCATCAGTGGTTAACGTGTTCACAGATGCACCCAATGAACAAAATAGTACACGAGGTGGACGATGTGCTAATGTTATACGATCTgaattcacaaattattttatttctacagcAGGAGCTGTGCCTTGGCAAGACGAATCAATCTAA